Part of the Corynebacterium canis genome is shown below.
CAGTCAAACCCGATTCACCCCCTGATCCCAAAACGTGTGATGCATGAGTTTCCCTTTCCTCGCCAAGAAAACAGCCCAAAAAGCTTATTGGCGACTAAATTCAATATGCGCAAAGTAAGAAAGTTGTTTCCAGTGCATTAATATGCATTACGGAACCTTACTCGCGGAACGTGCATAACACACCCCTTAATCGCTATCGCGCCTCACCGTGTTTTCCCTGTATAAATGCTACCTTTAGGCAAAGTTGATCAAAGGCGAAATCGAAACGTTTGCCTTTTTGCAAAACCGTAAAATCACCACGCATTTCTTGGAATGTTCTCAGAAATAATGCGTTTTCCCTACAAATACGCACCCTCGTAGTGATACCCCCGATTCACCCCCAGGGAACGAACCGCTACCGCATTGCCGTAACGCGCAACACTACAGCAACGCATTATCGAACTGCTGTACCAAGCGATGTCGCCGTGACTGCGGCGTGGAAAGGCCGCGCCGCTGAAGGCCGCGAAACATGCCCGAATAGCCTGTTTATTGCGCTGAATTGTTTGGGTCCGGCACCGGTGGGTCAACAATCCGGAAGCAAACTTCGGTGATCCAACTGCTCGGATCCGGGTTTTGCGCTGGGCTCACGTGATAGATATTGAACATGCGTGCGGTAGTGAGGTCGTGTTCCGCTAGGTACGTGCCGATTGCCTGCGTTACGGTGGGCATCTGGTTATAGTCGCCACGCAATACCGCGCTTACGATTCTTTGTTCGGGTACCTTTGTGCACCGCAGCGGACCGGTGCTTTCAAACGGCTCCGCAATCTGCAGCCAGATTTCGATGTCCACATCGGATTCTCGGTAGTCGTTGTCATGGAACAAAGCTCCGGACATGCCGCCCGCGGGGAAGGCGACATTGGCCTCCTGCAAGAGGGGGCCGATCTCGTCCCAGAGTTCGGATTCATTGTGATATGTCGCCACGATCCTGCGCATACTGGCGGTGATCATCGGGGGAAGCGTGCGCTCAACCACTTCGGTCATGGCCGCGCGACCCTGCAATAAGCACGTGAGTTCGTCCAGCGCGGCAAGCCGAGCGTGGATTTCATCGCGCCGTTTATTGAGCTCACGGCGTTGGTGTTCCAAAATTCGGGCGATTTGCTCGGGATCGTCACGCTTGCTCATCAGTTCGGTAATGGTTTCCACGGCGCAGCCAGCGTCGCGAAGTTGCACCACCAGCTGCGCGTCCACAAGCTGTTCGGGACGGTAAAACCGGTGCCCGCTAAACGGGTCGACGGCAGCTGGCGGCAGGATGCCATGATTCTGGTAATAGCGCAGCATTCGAACGCTTATACTGGACAGCGTCGAAAAGGTACCGATTTTCAATAACCCGCTCATGGCATTTCCTTTACGCTAACCCTCAAGAATAGGGAAGCACACTTCAGTCACCCACATGTTCGGATCCGGGTTTTGCGCCGGGCCGACGCGGTAGATATTAAACATCGCCCCAATCCGCATACCGTGCTCCGCAATGTGCTTATCGACGTCGCGCGCTACCGAAGCTATTTGCGAATAGTCACCGTGGAGCACCGCTCGCAGCACCTCTCGTTCCGGCAATTCTTTGCATTCCAGCGGGGCATTTGGGGTAAACGGTTCCGTAACCTGCACCCACACTTCGAGGTCGACGTCGGTGGGTTTGAAATCCAAATCGTGGAAGGTGGCACCAGCCATGCCGGTGACATCAACGGGTGCCTGTGAGCTGGCCAGAAGCGATTCAATCTCTTGCCAGAGGTTCCCTTCTTCATGGTAGCCTGCCACCTTTTTGCGCAGGCTCGCCACGGTTATGGCGGGAATGGTGTGACGCTCGATGTTGGTCATTTGGGTTGCCTCCTTGTGTCGTACTGGCTGGCGAAGATGGTGCGCAGCCTTCTCGTTGGGTTCCAATGCCTATTCCACAACCTGACACCGTGGCAGTTTCCACTGCTTACCCTCGAATGTGGGGGCCGAGTGGTGCGGGGTATGTGCATGCGAAAACCCCGCACATCAAGGTGCGGGGTTTGGGCGCCGTGTGTGATTACTTCAAGCCGTCGATGATGGCGTTGAAGGTCTCGGAGGGACGCATCACGGCGGTGGTCTTCTCGTCACAAGGGCTGTAGTATCCGCCCAGGTCAACGGGGGCGCCTTGCACCTCGATAAGCTTCGCGGCGATCTCTTCCTCGTGTTCGTTCAGGGCGGCGGCGACAGGTGCGAAGATCTTGGCGAGTTCCGCATCCTCGGTCTGCTTGGCCAATTCGTCGGCCCAGAACTTGGTCAGGTAGAAGTGAGACCCGCGGTTGTCGATCTCACCGGCTTTGCGCGAGGGGGACTTGCCATCGTTGAGCAGGGTTTCGGTGGCGCGGTCCAGGGCGTCGGCAAGCACGGCGGCCTTGGCGTTACCGTCGGTGTTTGCGAAGTGGCGGAAGGACTCGGCCAGCGCCAAGAACTCGCCGAGGGAATCCCAGCGCAGGTGGTTCTCCTCGACCAGTTGCTGCACGTGCTTCGGCGCCGAGCCGCCAGCGCCGGTTTCGAACAAACCGCCGCCAGCCATGAGCGGGACCACGGAAAGCATCTTCGCGGAGGTGCCGAGCTCGAGGATCGGGAACAGGTCGGTGAGGTAGTCACGCAGCACGTTGCCGGTGACGGAAATAGTGTCCTCACCACGGCGAATGCGTTCGACAGACAGCTTGGTCGCCTCCACCGGGGAAAGGATGCGGATATCCAAGCCCTCGGTGTCGTGGTCGGCCAAATACTTGTTCACAAGCGTGATCAGGTTGCGGTCGTGCGCACGTTCGGGGTCGAGCCAAAACACGGCGGGCATGCCGGACAGGCGGGAGCGGGTCACGGCGAGCTTGACCCAGTCGCGGATCGGGGCATCCTTGGCCTGGCAGGCGCGCCAGATATCACCGGCGGCAACCTCGTGTTCGATCAGGGTTTCGCCCGCGGAATTGACCACGGCGACCGTGCCGTCGGCGGCGATCTTAAAGGTCTTATCGTGGGAGCCGTACTCCTCGGCCTTCTGCGCCATCAGGCCCACGTTCGGGACGGTGCCCATGGTGGCGGGATCGAACGCACCGTTGGCCTTGCAATCCTCGATGACCACCTGGTACACGCCAGCGTAGGAGGAATCCGGCAAGACGGCGAGGGTGTCCTGCTCCTCATCCTGGGCGTTCCACATGTGACCAGACGTGCGAATCATGGCGGGCATGGAGGCGTCCACGATCACGTCGGAAGGAACGTGCAGGTTGGTGATGCCCTTGTGGGAGTTCACCATCGCCAGCGCCGGGCCTTCTTCGAGACCCTTATCGAACGCAGCCTTGATCTCGGCGCCGTTTTCCAGGCTCTCCAAGCCGGCGTAAATCGCGGCCAAGCCGTTTTCGCCGTTCAGGCCAGCGGCCTCCAGTTCGGCACCGTACTTTTCGAAAACATCGGCGAAGTATGCGCGGACCACGTAGCCGAAGATGATCGGGTCGGAAACCTTCATCATCGTTGCCTTCAGGTGGGTGGAGAACAGCACGCCCTCCTCCTTGGCGCGCTTTACCTGCTCGGCAAGGAAGGTCTGGAGGGCGGCGGCGCGCATGACGGTACCGTCAACAACCTCGCCTTCCTGCACCTTAAGGCCGCCCTTCAACACCGTTTCGGTGCCGTCGGCGGCGATGTGCTTGATGGTCAATTCATCGGCGGCCGGCATGATCACGGACTTCTCGTTGTGCCGGAAGTCATCGGCATCCATGGTGGCAACGTTGGTCTTCGAATCGGCGGACCAAACACCCATGCGATGCGGGTGGGCCTTCGCGAAATTCTTTACCGCGATCGGGGCGCGGCGATCTGAATTGCCCTCGCGCAGGACGGGGTTGACGGCCGAGCCTTTCACGGCGTCGTAACGCGCGCGAACGTCTTTTTGTTCGGCGGTCTCCGGGTTATCGGGGTACTCCGGGAGGGCAAAACCCTGCGCCTGCAATTCCTTGATAGCGGCTTTGAGCTGGGGGACAGATGCAGAAATGTTCGGAAGCTTGATGATGTTGGCTTCCGGGGTCTTCGCGAGTTCGCCGAGCTCCGCAAGCGCATCGTCGACACGCTGCTCTTCGGCGAGGTAATCGGGGAACTGGGCGAGGATACGGCCGGCGAGGGAGATATCCCGGGTTTCCACATCAATTCCTGCGGTTCCCGCAAACGCCTCAACAACGGGCTTCAACGAGTAGGTGGCCAGCAATGGCGCTTCGTCAGTGCGGGTGTAGATGATCTTTGCCAATGGAGCTCCCTTAATACAAGATTGCGATTCGGCTAACAACAGTACCCCTTTTTGGGAAGTCACGACCACCTTTTGGTACATCGGAACGCACAGGGGTACCCAGTTTTAACCCCGAATCTGCGGTTTGGCTGCGGCACATCGGCGTTTGGATCAGCACTATGCGCCGCCGCGGGGAGGGGCCAGCAGCGGTGTAGCATGAGAGCCATGCGGCCCGACCAGCAGCCACGACTTCAGCAACTCTTGCAGCAAGGTCTGGCTGCGGCAGGTGTTCTAGGCGGCGCCGCGGCGGTGGTGTCCGCGACGCAGGTGATAGCGACGGCGCAGGTGGGGGACATGCAGCTAAGCGATCCCATGATGCTGGGCTCTACGAGCAAATCCATCACCGGGCAAGCGGTGCGGCAATTGGCGGAACAAGGGCTGATTGACCTGCACGCTCCGCTACGAACATATCTTCAAGGAGCGAAGGTGCTGCCGGACGCCACGGTGCGGGAAGTGGCGCAGCATCGCAGCGGGCTGCGCTCGGATTCCACCCTGGCCAAAAACAAGAAGTTCCGATACGCGAATCAGAACTATAATTATCTAGGCGAGCTGGTTGAGCAGGTTTCCGGGTTGCCTTTTTTAGAATATGTGCAACGTAATATCGCCCCGGGTGCCGGCGCTTCCGCTCATTATGGTCACGGCGGAATATTCGGGCACTGGTATCGCGCTCGGAAGTTTTCCACTGATCGTTCCTCTTGGATTCAGCCGCCATCGGGCGCGCTTACGATGTCTACCCTGACGGCCGCCCAATATCTGCAAGACCAGCTCGCCCAGCCTCTTTTGCGTATCGACGCCGCGCCGGCCGACCACTCGCCAGCCGTGGCGGGAATCTTCGGCGAACTCGGAAACTATGGGTTTGGGTGGATTGAAAAGGAACACGCGGGGCACAAGATCTACCTGCATAGCGGGAAAGTCCCAGGCGCAACCAGTGTCTTCGCCGTGATCCCAGGGTTGGATCGGGGGTTGGTGTTGCTGGTGCCCTACGGGGAGTTTTTGTGCGCAACGCCGCTGGTGGAAAAGGTGGCGGAGGCCCTGCTCCAATTCGTGATGGGGGAGGAGGTGACCAGCATGCCGGCGGTGGGCCGAGATCGGCGGGTGCGGCACTGGAAAATTGGTGCCGCATGTTTCGCGGGGTTGGCCGTCGCAATCGGCCTAGCAATGTTGTCTAGATGGGTGCAGCTTCCATGGCTGGGATTGGTGATAGTGATCGCAGGTGCCGTAGGTTTCCGAGTGGTTAGCGGCACTCCAACGCGATGGATAATTCGTTTTGTTCCCGAGCTATTTGTGGTGTTGGTGTTGGCACTATTGTGCACCTTGGCTGTTGTCGTGTGAACAAGATTCGTAGATAAAATCCCAGTGCAGCGCTGTTTTTTGCGCCTTTTTCTGCGGTGGCGGTGGGGGTATACCCCTTCGCCGTGCTGCGCGCCACCTTGTTACTGCTGGAACGCTACGTGCCTGTGGATTGTTTCAAGTTATCCACAGGTTGGTGGGGTGTGTCTGGGAAAACCCTGGGTTTTGTGCTGTTTTGGGGTTATCACTGGTGCTATGGGTTTGTTTCAGCGTCGCACTAAACTGCTTGATACCTCTTTCATCAACATCACTCGTCGGCTTGCGATGCCGCGTGGGTACTGTCGTGCGAGCCGGGAGGTGGAGTGGGGTTCGCGGTATCACCCGCAGCGCCTGGGGTTTGCTGCCCCGATCATGCTGCGGGCTCGGGCGCATTTCACCCAAAGCCCGAATGTCATTATCGGCGGCTGGGCCGCCGCAGCTTATGCCGGTTTGAAGTATTGGGTGGATGATGCTCACATCACCGTGCATGTGGCCAGTAATTTCCAACGCAGCCACAGCGTGTTGGACGCCACCCGCCGCAGGCTCCGGCCGGGCACCAGGGTGTGGACACCGGACCAGGAACTGCCCGGCATGCAGGTCGTCGCCCCCGAAGTCGCGTTGGTGGATTGCTTGATTGATCTGCAGCGTGACCGCCACTCCTGGTGGGTCTACCAAGTGCCTAATCTTGCTAACTGGGAGGTCCGCGCCATCCAGTTGATCGACGCGCTGCGCGCATGCACCACACTAAACTTTCAGCTGGTGCGTGACATCGCGCGGAATATTTTCAGCGCCCGCCAGCTGAAAAAACTGCTGAACCTGTCCCGCACCGGGGCGCAGTCGCCTCCGGAGACTGTGTTGCGGTTGATTGCCGAGCAGCTGCGCGCGCACCTGGAGGTGCAAATCCCGATCTATGATTCCGGTGCGCTGGTCGATGATGGCACACCCCTGCTGACTGTGCTTGATTCCGGCTGGCCCGATATTCGTGTTGGTTTGTTCTACGACGGTGCCCACCACCTTCAACGCAGCC
Proteins encoded:
- a CDS encoding NADP-dependent isocitrate dehydrogenase; its protein translation is MAKIIYTRTDEAPLLATYSLKPVVEAFAGTAGIDVETRDISLAGRILAQFPDYLAEEQRVDDALAELGELAKTPEANIIKLPNISASVPQLKAAIKELQAQGFALPEYPDNPETAEQKDVRARYDAVKGSAVNPVLREGNSDRRAPIAVKNFAKAHPHRMGVWSADSKTNVATMDADDFRHNEKSVIMPAADELTIKHIAADGTETVLKGGLKVQEGEVVDGTVMRAAALQTFLAEQVKRAKEEGVLFSTHLKATMMKVSDPIIFGYVVRAYFADVFEKYGAELEAAGLNGENGLAAIYAGLESLENGAEIKAAFDKGLEEGPALAMVNSHKGITNLHVPSDVIVDASMPAMIRTSGHMWNAQDEEQDTLAVLPDSSYAGVYQVVIEDCKANGAFDPATMGTVPNVGLMAQKAEEYGSHDKTFKIAADGTVAVVNSAGETLIEHEVAAGDIWRACQAKDAPIRDWVKLAVTRSRLSGMPAVFWLDPERAHDRNLITLVNKYLADHDTEGLDIRILSPVEATKLSVERIRRGEDTISVTGNVLRDYLTDLFPILELGTSAKMLSVVPLMAGGGLFETGAGGSAPKHVQQLVEENHLRWDSLGEFLALAESFRHFANTDGNAKAAVLADALDRATETLLNDGKSPSRKAGEIDNRGSHFYLTKFWADELAKQTEDAELAKIFAPVAAALNEHEEEIAAKLIEVQGAPVDLGGYYSPCDEKTTAVMRPSETFNAIIDGLK
- a CDS encoding serine hydrolase domain-containing protein codes for the protein MRPDQQPRLQQLLQQGLAAAGVLGGAAAVVSATQVIATAQVGDMQLSDPMMLGSTSKSITGQAVRQLAEQGLIDLHAPLRTYLQGAKVLPDATVREVAQHRSGLRSDSTLAKNKKFRYANQNYNYLGELVEQVSGLPFLEYVQRNIAPGAGASAHYGHGGIFGHWYRARKFSTDRSSWIQPPSGALTMSTLTAAQYLQDQLAQPLLRIDAAPADHSPAVAGIFGELGNYGFGWIEKEHAGHKIYLHSGKVPGATSVFAVIPGLDRGLVLLVPYGEFLCATPLVEKVAEALLQFVMGEEVTSMPAVGRDRRVRHWKIGAACFAGLAVAIGLAMLSRWVQLPWLGLVIVIAGAVGFRVVSGTPTRWIIRFVPELFVVLVLALLCTLAVVV
- a CDS encoding GyrI-like domain-containing protein, with protein sequence MTNIERHTIPAITVASLRKKVAGYHEEGNLWQEIESLLASSQAPVDVTGMAGATFHDLDFKPTDVDLEVWVQVTEPFTPNAPLECKELPEREVLRAVLHGDYSQIASVARDVDKHIAEHGMRIGAMFNIYRVGPAQNPDPNMWVTEVCFPILEG
- a CDS encoding MerR family transcriptional regulator, with amino-acid sequence MSGLLKIGTFSTLSSISVRMLRYYQNHGILPPAAVDPFSGHRFYRPEQLVDAQLVVQLRDAGCAVETITELMSKRDDPEQIARILEHQRRELNKRRDEIHARLAALDELTCLLQGRAAMTEVVERTLPPMITASMRRIVATYHNESELWDEIGPLLQEANVAFPAGGMSGALFHDNDYRESDVDIEIWLQIAEPFESTGPLRCTKVPEQRIVSAVLRGDYNQMPTVTQAIGTYLAEHDLTTARMFNIYHVSPAQNPDPSSWITEVCFRIVDPPVPDPNNSAQ